The DNA segment TTCTCATAAACCGCAGCATATTCGCCGCTTACCCCCGGCACCAGTTTGTCCAGCATTACCAGCTTTTCTTTTGGGATCAGGTTGATCACTTCGTGGACATGGTCATGTCCTTCCATAAAATGAGGGATGATCACATAATGTGAATATTCTTCTTTATTGTTGGAAAGCAGCTTTTTAAACAGGTTAAAATCGTTGTTGTAGATATAAAAATCTACAGCCACATGATCGCCCAAAGCCTTGATAAAAGCATCGTAGATAATCTTTTTATGGGCACTGAGTTTGTTGAACAGCAGGAATATCTTAAGTGTACGCCTAAAATCGGTACTGATGATGTAATAACCTTTACCTGGAACAGAACCCACTACGCCGATCTTTTTCAGGTATTTATACCCTTTTTCTGCGGTATCTCTGGAGATTTCCAGCTCGTAGCTCAGTTCGTTGATAGAGGGCAGCAGGTAATCTTTCTGAATTTTACCTGCTTCTATGGCACTGAGAATAGAATTGGTGAGCTGCAGGTATTTCGGGGTAGAGGAATACTCGTCAACGTGTATGTAATCAAAAAACTTCAACGGCTTCATCAGGTTAATATAGCAGTTATTTAGGATAAAACCTTCCCGCCGGCGTAATATTTTAGTTCAATGATGTCGTTAGGTAAGGCTTTTGCATTCCATGAATGGTGAATGGCCAGTGCTGCACCAACTGCCGTTGCCTGGGCCATATAGGCTGCAAACACTTCCAGATCAGGAAAAACAGCGGCCAGTAAGTTCATAAAGATGACGTTTTTACTAAAGCCCCCATCCACAAATATGCGTTTCACTGCGGTCCCATCCAGTACCCTCCTTGTAGAAATATATTGCTGGTTCACCAGGTCCAGGATCAGGCGGTGATAGGCCACAACATCTGAGGGATAATCGTTAAGGTCGCGCTGGGCGAAAGGTGATTCCTTTAAGCCTTTGGTCTCTTCTGCCCTAAATGGTGTAGCCTTATCTGATTGTTGTAAGGCCTCAACTATTTTAGGATCGTAAGTAACAGAACGGTAGGCAATGATATCTGTACCAAAATGGGCAGCAATCCTTTTTACCTGCTGTTCATGTTCATACCCTGCAAACAGCCGGGATGCTTTTACAGGTTTTCCTTCGTATTGTAAATAACAGAGACAGTCGTTCTCCAGTTCTTCTGTACTGAGCGGAATAGCATTAAAAGGATTTAAGCTGATGCACCAGGTTCCGGTAGAGAGGAGCACAAAGGGTTCATGGAAATTTACCAGGTAAGGGACCAGGGCAGCAGAACTGTCGTGAAAACCGGCACCAACGGCGTAATTGTTACCAGGGAACGCTGCCGGGATCACGCTGTCTGAGGGCACAATGGGTGCAAGTTTATCGATGATGCCTTCCTTACGTACCCAGTCGTGATAATCGTTTTTCGTAAAATCCCAGAGATTGGTATGGCAACCAATACTGGTCAGGTCAGAATACGCCTCGCCCGAGATCAGGTAGCTCAGGTACTGGGGCAAATGGAGTGCATACCTGATCTGCTTAAACAGCTCAGGCTTTTCATATTTGATCCGGTACAACTGCATTCCGGAATTTAAGCTGCCCAATACCGGAGAGGCAGTACGATTGGAAAACGCTGCCATACCACCATAAGTATTGTAAAACTGTTCTTTTAAATTTTCCGGGTATTCCTTAAGGTAATTGTACAAAGGGGCCAGTGGGTTTCCATTTTCATCGATATAGACAAAGCTTGCCCCATAAGTAGCAAAGTTGATTGATTTTACCTCAAAAGCCGGATTTCTGAATACTTCCCGTAAGGAGTCAAAAACAGATAACCTTAAGCTTTCCAGGTTCTCGCAGGGGTCACCATCTTCATCTACTGTTTCTGTAAACCTGGCCGATCTTTCGAAAACAATTTTATAATGTTCATCAAAGAGGAACAGTTTTTTATTGGTCTTCCCTACATCAAATACAGCTATTACAGGAGTTGCCTTCATCTTTAATCCCATCAATTATAATCCAGTTGCTACAGTTTTTAAACCACGGCTTTTTATCAGTTCTTGTCTTACCTTGCTATTTCTAAACAGCTCAAGCGGAGCCAGGGCTGCACCTGCACGCAAACGTGCTTCTGCTACCAAAGGTCGCAGATCGGTACGGAATGCCTGTTGTAATATTTCCTGGGCACGTACCACATCATTTTCTTCCTGGGCCTGCTGCAATGCTTTACGGTCTACTGACAGTGCCTGCGCATAGGCCAGCATAATGGCTTCAACCGATTGTAAAAGATCTTCTAAGGGGTCTTTAACATTATGTGAGGCATCGATCATCCAGCCCAGGTCTTTCCTGTGGTCCATACCACGTGCATCCATTCCTTCCACCAGTTCATTAAAGATCAGGAACAGCTGGTAAGGCTTCATGCTACCTGCCGTTAAGTCGTCATCGCCGTATTTGGAATCGTTGAAATGGAACCCACCCAGCTTTCCTTCCATCAGCAATAAAGAAACGATCTGCTCTATGTTGGCGTTTGGCAGGTGGTGACCAAGGTCGACCAGTGTAAAGGCTTTAGGGCCTAGTTTACTGGCGTACAATAAGGACTGCCCCCAATCGCCCACGGTAGTAGAATAGAAGTTGGGCTCAAAAGCCTTATATTCTACAAATACTTTCCAGTCGGCCGGCAAAGCTGCATAAATTTCCTGCAGGCTTTCCAATGTGTTCTGGAAGGCTTTCCTGAAGTTCAGCTGTCCGGGGAAACAGGAGCCATCTGCCAGCCATACCGTAAGTGCCTTAGAGCCCAGCTCCACACCCTGACGGATCACTTCAATGTTGTGTTCAATGGCCTGTTTTCTTACCGCCTTGTTTACATGCTGTAAGGAACCGAATTTATAGCTGTGCGCCTGGTTGGCCTGGTCCTGAAAGGTATTCGAGTTCATGGCATCAAAGCCCAGGCCATGCTGTGCTACCAAAGCTTTTATAGCCGGTACATTATCAGCCGTATCCCATGGAATGTGCAGGGATATGGTTCCGCTTGCTGCATTTAATTTATGCAGCAGGCCGATGTCTTCAATCTTTTCTTCGATGTTGCGGGGCTCACCACCCGAGGAGAAACGTCCGAAACGTGTACCCCCTGTGCCCAATGCCCAGCTGGGAATCCCGATCTGGAAGTCAATCAGTTTCTGTATGATCTCCTCTGCATTGGCAAGCTCATCTTTAACAAAGGTAAGTTTACGCTGATGTTTAGCCAACAGCTCATTGTTATGTGAATCTATCTGATAGTTCTCTAATATCATAATATTTGGTTTTAACGGACAAAGGCGTTGGCTACACCACCATCCACATTTAATACATTTCCGGTTGATTTATTGAGCAGGCCGCCTACAAAAGCGAAGCAGGCATTGGCTATATCGTCCGGTAAAATTATTTCATTCAGCAAGGTACGTTTTGCATAGTAAGCTGGCAACTCTGCCACGGTAATTCCGTAAGCTTTTGCCCGGCCTTCGGCCCAGCCACCAGCCCAGATATTGCTGTCGCTGATCACTGCATCAGGGTTAACCACGTTTACACGAATGCCATCTGCACCAAGTTCGGCAGCGTTTAACCTGCTTAAGTGCAGCTGAGCTGCTTTGGCACTGCCATAACCCGCATTGTTTGGCCCGCTTACCAATGCGTTTTTGCTTACAATGTTCAGGATATCACCACCGATATCCTGTTTTTTCATTACCGCTGCAGCAGCCTGGGTAATGAAAAACTGGCCTTTTACCAATACGTCATACAACAGGTCCCAATCCTTCTCGGTATGGTCTGCTATGGTTTTCGAAATAGAAAGGCCTGCATTGTTCACAATAATATCTACCCCGCCAAAAGCAAGCGCAGCAGCATCAAATGCAGCGTTAATGTCTTCAGCACTGGTTACATTCAGCAAGGCAGTGGCATAACTGTCTTTACCATATTTGTTTTTGAACTCTTCAGCAGCACCTTCCAGGCGTTCTGCGTTCATATCGTTCAGTACCACTACAGCACCTTCTTCTACAAACTTTTTAGCAATTGCTCTACCAATCCCGCCTGCGCTTCCGGTAATCAGGGCTATTTTTCCCGACAAGGCTTTCGGCTTAGGCATGCGCTGCAGCTTTGCTTCCTCCAGCAGCCAATATTCAATGTTAAACGCTTCCTGTCTCGGTAAAGAAGTGTATTCAGAAATGGCTTCGGCGCCTTTCATTACATTGATGGCGTTGGTGTAGAATTCTGCAGCCACCCTTGCCGTTTGTTTATCTTTTGAAAACGAGAACATCCCGATGCCCGGATATAAAATGATGACCGGGTTGGCATCACGTATGGCCGGGCTATTGGCATGTTTGCACGAATTGTAATATTCGGTATACATTTTACGGTAAGCCTCAAATTCAGGGGCCAGCCTTTCTTTCAGAGAGGACACATCACTCAGGTCTTCACTGGCATCCAGTTTCAATACCAGAGGGCTGATCTTAGTCCTCAGGAAATGGTCAGGACAGCTGGTACCCAAAGGGGCCAGACGGTCCAGGTCATTTGAATTGATAAATTCCAGTACCCTGGCATCATCGGTAAAGTGCCCGATCATGTTTCTTTCGCTCGAGCAGAACCCCCTTAAAACAGGGGCAATAGCTGCGGCCTGTTTTGCACGTTGTGTTTTTTCGGCACTTTCAATTTTCTGTCCGCCAAATACCGGACCTTTTTTACCATAATTTTCATCCAGGTATGCAGCACACCTTTCAATTACTTCAAGGGTATTCATATAGCTTTCGTAAGCTGTATCGCCCCAGGTAAATAAACCATGTGAACCTAACATAATGCCCCTGATGCCAGGGTTTTCGTCCAGGCATTTACGAAGCATCAGCCCCAGCTCAAAACCAGGTTTTTGCCATGGCACCCAGCCAATTGTTCCGTTAAACAATTCTTTGGTAATGCGTTCGCCATCTTTTGCAGCTGCAATAGCGATGGCTGCATCGGGATGCAGGTGATCAATATGTTTAAAAGGCAAAAAGCCATGTAAAGGGGTGTCAATAGAAGGCGCTTTACTGTCCAGATCGTAAATGCAATGGTTAAACAATTCCACCATTTCATCTTCGTATGCCAAACCCCGGTAAACATTTTTAAGGTTGCGCAGGCGGTCAACATATAAAGCGGCCAGGCCGCTTTTCTTTAAGGTACCCAAATCGCCGCCAGACCCTTTTACCCACATTACCTCTTTTTCTTCTCCGGTAAGCGGGTCTTTGGCCATGGCCTTGCAGGAGGTGTTACCTCCACCGTAATTGGTTAAGCGCAAATCTGCACCCAGTAAATTTGAACGGTAGATCAACAATGCTACTTCATCCCCGGCCATTTCAGCAGCCTTTGCATCATCCCACAAATAGCTTACATGTTTAAAATCGGTTGTTCGAGTACTCATAAAAATATTTCATTAATTGTTTATTGTTTCTATTTAATTGAATTGCCATAACCCACAATGAGTATGGATAAGATCAGGATTACAATGCCCGCAACTACGGTTCCAAAAGTCTTTTTCTTTACTCCCGACCATTCTTTAAAGAACAGGCCCCAGCCATTGGCCACCAAAATGATACAGGCCATGTGCAGGATCCAGCCACTGGCACCGTTACCCAGCTTGCTTTCGCCCATGCCATAAAAAAAGAACTGCAAAAACCAGGTGGTTCCGGCCAGTGCCGAGAAAATATAATTTTTAAGCAGTGGGGCTTTTTTATCCGAATAATCGCCAAAGGTTTTATTGCGGGAATTGAGCAGCATACACCAGAACAGGTTGGTGGTTAAACCACCCCATAAGATTACCACATAGGTTACATTGTTCTGGAACAGGAATTCACCCTGTCCGGGATTCAGTGCTTTCCAGGCCTCATTGGCATGATGGGCCATGTCTTTACCGGCATCAATACCAAAGGCAAAACAGGCACTTAAAATACCCGATACAATGGATACGATTAAACCGATACCCAGTTTATATTCTTTATTTGAAGGATCGGCCTTGCCCGAAGCAACCAGGTCCTTCTCTTTCATGCTGCCCGCCAGCCCGCATACCACAATACCCACTACGCAAACCAAAAGACCAAGCAATACCATTTGCCCCCATTGGGAAGCAGCCATATCTGATAAGCTGTCCTTACCAGCTGTAGGGTTAAAATCATAATACAAGGAAGGGATCAAGGCGCCAAACACCGAACACAGGCCAAGTATAATGGTACTGCCCAGCGATATGCCCAGATAACGGACACCCAAACCATATGTAAGGCCCCCAATGCCCCATAACAGACCAAAGAAGTAAGTAAGCAATAAGATCTTGCCATCGGTTTGAACAATGATGTCCATAAAACCGGGGATGGTGAGGTAAGCTGCAAGTGGAGGTACGATTAACCAGGAGAACAGACCACCAACAATCCAGTAAGTTTCCCAGGCCCAGCCTTTAACTTTTTTGAAAGGGATATAGAAACTGCCGGAAGCAAAGCCGCCGATAAAATGAAAAATAACTCCTAATAGAATCTGCATGTTTAAGGTTTTAAATTTGGTCCGACTAAAATAGAGGAATGACAGTTGACTTCCGTCATGTACTGTCATGCCTAAATTAATGAATTACAATTATTTTGTAACTTTTATAATTACAGGGCCCAATAATCCGGATGACAATAATTTATCTTCTTTCTTAAAAACAATGTTTGTATTGGTGATGCGCTTCTCTTTCGGTAAAGCGGCATCTCCAATCAGCCTGTTGGGCCATAGGTTGATCACTTCTATCTGCAGCCTGTTCTGACCGGTCTTTAAGGCCGGGGAAATGTCGACATGCCAGGGTGCAGTCCACACCACGCCCAGGTTTTTACCATTCAGGCTTACTTCGGCTATGTTTTTCACTGTACCCAGATCCAGGTATACGGGTTTATCTTTCGACAATGGCTTATCGTAACTGAATGTTTTGGTGTAAACGGCCTTACCGGAAAAATACCTGATCCTTTCGTCAGCATGCTGGCTCCAATCCAGCAGACTGGCAAATTCAACAGCTTTAGGGCCGCCCCAGTTTTCATCAAAGGCCACCTGCCAGGCACCTGTCAGTTCCAGTCCGCTTGTTAATTCCGGATAATTGGCAGCAGTAGTTTTAACGGAGGAACTGTTTTTTGGAAAGACGATGAACCAGGATTGAAATGCCTCAAATTTTAAAGGTATTTCTACACGATCACCGGCTTCCCGGAAATTGACCCTTTTTATCACTGCGCCTTTAACAGGATCCCAGATTTCGGGAAGCCGGTTTTTTACCCTGAAGGTACAGGTAGAACTGACGCTAGTGCCATGTCTGTTAGTGATGAAATAGATTTCAGCTTCCGGCGTACTGCGGTGGATAAAATCAATGTGTTCACCAGCGTTACCTGTATATTCAAAGTCTGGCTTTATCCCTTTGTTCATCAAAACATTACGGATAGCTGCTTTAGCTAAGACCTTTCCCTGCAATTCCCTGGCAATCTCCTGTACTTTGGCATCACATTCAGGATAGTTTTTAAGCCCTGAGTCTTTAACCGGCAGATGGCCAACAACTGTTGCGCCGGCTGCAACCAGCTCGCTGACCTTAGTGATGACTGCCAAAGGCATCCTTTCAGTATCCGGCAATACCAAAATGCGGTAATTCATTCCATCTGGCAGGGTAATCCTACCGTTTTTAACGCTTACACGGGTGAGAAGGACTTCTTCATTGCAAACATCATAATCATAACCTTTACCCAGCAAAGGGTCGATGTGTTTTTGTGCGACCAGGTTGGGTGCCCCGTCGCCATTATAATACAGCACATCGGCAACAAATTTACCCGAACGCAGCAGGTATTGTGAACGTGCAACATAATCAAAAAAGGGCCCTGATTTTTCCCACCAGGTTACATTAGGGTTAAAATGTGTACCTGCGCCATACTCATATCCGGGCTTACCATCTTTGGGCCGGGAAGCGGTTGAGGTATGGATGGCAATGCGGTTTATGCCTTCACAAAAGGCCCGGTCAAGGGCCTGCTTCAACGAGCCCGGATAATCGAGCCAATGCCGCATGGTGGTAAACGCCTCTGCTGAGGCGGTCTCACGTCCATAAATATGTGCTGCCGAAGCCACCATTTTGGTTACTTTATTCTGACCATAATCCAGCCTTGAAACGCCATAAGACTGGTCGTCTGCCAGTGTGCTTTCATCCTCGTGCTTAGGGCCGAGCCAGAATTCACCCATAGGGAAATCGCTGCGCCCAAGATTTTTGAGCCCGTCCAGACAGATGGTACCTGAGCGGCTTGGCCCTGCAGATTCATTCTGGACCAATATACCCTGCCCGTGACAGAGTTCTGCAAAACGTTTATAATGTTCATCAGCCATACAATCTGCCAGGGTTTTCCTGTAATCGTGCAAAAAGCGGTCGGCTATTTCTGCACTGCCGATCAGGTAACCTGAAAGTGCAGGCAGGTAGGGTGTAGGATCATAACCCCGGTAATGCTTAAAGTGTTCAATAATTTTTGCGGTCCAGTTGGGGAAGCCATCTTCAAAACTATCGTCACAGAAATATTTGGGTTTATTCCCAACTTTTGCAGCTTCTTCAATAAACATTTTGCCCAGCTTTTCGAACTGGATCTCTACGCCTTTACGGTCAAACCAGTCGACCGACAAACCATCTGCTTCGGGCTGGGCAATCATTAACTTCGAGCCTGTCATGCGGTGCCCGGTACGGATAATTTTCCATTTACCGGCTGGCACCTCCCAGTCAAGATGCCCGTCTTTACCTACTTTATCTGTCAGGTTGATCACCTGGTCGACAGGGACAGGCTGATCGGCCGGATCATTTTCCCAGGCCTGCCTTACCGGGCCCATTACTTCATTTGCCTTGGCAAAATTGCTCAGGTCTTTATGATTGATTTTAGCTGCAAGTACTTCTGCACGCGTTCCGCTGATGCGCATATCAGGCATTCCGTTATCAGGAATGGCAACGATGGCGGTATCCTGGTAGTCCAGCTGCTCCAGAGGCAGGTCTATGTATTCCTTATAGCCAGGTGGGTTAAATACCTTATCGTAGCCTACCCTGTTGCCTGGCAAAGGCAAGGTGCCGGAAAACTTCCTGGGACCACTCAGGGCCAGTTCCGACTGCAGGTACCAGCGTCCGGAATTTTCAGGTTCAATCCAGGGCCCGCCCATACACCAGCCCGAGCTCATATTGATCCCTACGGCTATGCCGACCCTTTTGGCTTCTTTCATGGCATGCCGGTATAAGGCTTTCCATTCTTCCGACATGAACTTTGCACCCTGCGGATAGGGCACGCCACCAAGCCCGCCAGCAGAATTTACCAGCAGTACCTCACCCATGCCCTTCGCCCTGAATTCTTCCATATCGCGGGTAATGCCCGCTTCATCTACCAACCCGTTAAACCACCACCAGTAACAGGATGATTTTGACGCATCTGGCGGATGGATAAAGTTTTTTTCCAGTGGAGAGAGGTCGGGTATCGTTGCTAACCCATCCACACTGAACAGGGATAAATTTAAGGCGCCAATAGAACTGATCTTTATAAAATTCCTTCTTCCTAATTTCATTTGTATTTTTTGCAGGGCATCGGTTAATATTCAAAATGATAAGTACCAGAACCTGCAGTAAGCTCGGTATTGTTATCCACATTTTTAATGGCTCTTAATCCTTTGGCTTTATTGAGGGCGACGTTAGATTCCGTTACCACAGCATTTCCGGTTCCCGGCAAAATAACTCTGGCAGTGGTATTAGGGGGAACGACAATGTCAATTTTAGTTTTACCATCAGCAACAGACCATGCAGATTTTACTTTGCCATACATGGTTTCCAGCTCGGCACCTGCATTTTTAAGATCGCCTCCAGGTTTTGGAGCAATGCTGATCTCTTTATATCCTGGTGCTGTTTCGTTAATCCCCGTTACGGTACGGTACATCCAGTCGCCAATTGCTCCATAAGCATAATGGTTAAAAGAATTCATGCTCACTGCCTGAAAAGAACCATCAGGTTTAATGCCATCCCATCTTTCCCAAATGGTAGTGGCTCCTTTTTTAACAGGATATAGCCATGACGGATAGGTATCCTGCAACAACAGCTTGTATGCAACATCATTGTATCCAAAACGGGTAAGGACATGGCACAGGTATGGCGTACCTAAAAACCCTGTTGTCAGGTGGTTGCCATAAGCTGCCACATTATCTGCCAGTCTTTGTGCGGCCTGGGCCCTTAAATTTTCAGGCAAAAGATCAAAATTCAGGGCCAGTACATAAGCCGTCTGAGAGCTGGAAACCAGTCTTCCTGAAGGGGTAACATATTCATCCAGGAAAGCTTTTTTAATTATTTTGAGCAGTTCAGTATAAGCTTTTACGTCCTCTGTATTGCCCAATACTGTAGCTGCATTGATCAGATTTTGAGTAGAATGCGCATAAAAAGCTTGTGCGATAAAAAATTTGTCTGTAATTGCTGCCTTACCATCACGGTCATCGGCCATCGTATAGAAAAGCCAGTCGCCATAATGCGGCCCGCTGTTCCACAGGTTATTTTTGCTGATGCTGCGGATATATTCTACCCAGGCTTTCATACTGCTGTATTGACGCGAAAGCAGTTCCTTATCTCCGTAAGCGCGATAAAAATCCCATGGGATGATGGTGGCCACATCGCCCCATCCGGCAGAACCTGCATTCTTTATCGTACGCACGTCAGGGATTACCACTGGCACATTTCCGGTTGGGTGCTGGTCTACTTTCAGGTCATGCAGCCATTTGTCGAAAAATCCGGCCACATCCATATTGTAGGCAGCTGTTTTGAAGAACACCTGTGCATCGCCAGTCCAGCCCAAACGCTCGTCACGCTGCGGACAGTCGGTAGGCACATCTACAAAATTCCCTTTTTGCCCCCACTGGATATTACTTTGCAGCTGGTTGAGCAAGGGGTTTGAAGTAGAGAACAGACCTGTAGGTTTCATGTCTGAATATACTGCAATGGCATTTACAGTAGTGCTG comes from the Pedobacter heparinus DSM 2366 genome and includes:
- a CDS encoding bifunctional rhamnulose-1-phosphate aldolase/short-chain dehydrogenase — protein: MSTRTTDFKHVSYLWDDAKAAEMAGDEVALLIYRSNLLGADLRLTNYGGGNTSCKAMAKDPLTGEEKEVMWVKGSGGDLGTLKKSGLAALYVDRLRNLKNVYRGLAYEDEMVELFNHCIYDLDSKAPSIDTPLHGFLPFKHIDHLHPDAAIAIAAAKDGERITKELFNGTIGWVPWQKPGFELGLMLRKCLDENPGIRGIMLGSHGLFTWGDTAYESYMNTLEVIERCAAYLDENYGKKGPVFGGQKIESAEKTQRAKQAAAIAPVLRGFCSSERNMIGHFTDDARVLEFINSNDLDRLAPLGTSCPDHFLRTKISPLVLKLDASEDLSDVSSLKERLAPEFEAYRKMYTEYYNSCKHANSPAIRDANPVIILYPGIGMFSFSKDKQTARVAAEFYTNAINVMKGAEAISEYTSLPRQEAFNIEYWLLEEAKLQRMPKPKALSGKIALITGSAGGIGRAIAKKFVEEGAVVVLNDMNAERLEGAAEEFKNKYGKDSYATALLNVTSAEDINAAFDAAALAFGGVDIIVNNAGLSISKTIADHTEKDWDLLYDVLVKGQFFITQAAAAVMKKQDIGGDILNIVSKNALVSGPNNAGYGSAKAAQLHLSRLNAAELGADGIRVNVVNPDAVISDSNIWAGGWAEGRAKAYGITVAELPAYYAKRTLLNEIILPDDIANACFAFVGGLLNKSTGNVLNVDGGVANAFVR
- a CDS encoding TIM barrel protein — protein: MILENYQIDSHNNELLAKHQRKLTFVKDELANAEEIIQKLIDFQIGIPSWALGTGGTRFGRFSSGGEPRNIEEKIEDIGLLHKLNAASGTISLHIPWDTADNVPAIKALVAQHGLGFDAMNSNTFQDQANQAHSYKFGSLQHVNKAVRKQAIEHNIEVIRQGVELGSKALTVWLADGSCFPGQLNFRKAFQNTLESLQEIYAALPADWKVFVEYKAFEPNFYSTTVGDWGQSLLYASKLGPKAFTLVDLGHHLPNANIEQIVSLLLMEGKLGGFHFNDSKYGDDDLTAGSMKPYQLFLIFNELVEGMDARGMDHRKDLGWMIDASHNVKDPLEDLLQSVEAIMLAYAQALSVDRKALQQAQEENDVVRAQEILQQAFRTDLRPLVAEARLRAGAALAPLELFRNSKVRQELIKSRGLKTVATGL
- a CDS encoding glycoside hydrolase family 78 protein is translated as MNKLSALFLLIHFSVFVQAQKLEVGQLTCNYKQNPIGTDVLQPQFSWKLSATERNVMQKAYELRVASSDKDLLNGKNLVWQTGKVNSDQSAHVIYKGSALQAKQRYYWQVRVWDNNGKASDWSVVNFWEMGLLSPKDWSAKWIQTARDTEGKVGPAPMFGRSFTVAKEIKNARLYITAHGLYEAKLNGKKIGDHYFTPGWTSYHKRLQYQTYDVTQALKAGKNTALVTIGDGWYRGNLEFNNKRNLYGKEVGLLFQLEIEYADGKKETISSDQDWKTSFGGPVKASDIYNGETYDARLEKNALVQDFNTGDWQQAKVVDLKMDNLVAPLGPTVSKHEHFAPLKVIKTPKGEIVIDFGQNLVGWAQLKIKGKAGDTLTINHAEVLDKDGNFYTENLRKAKQENKYILSGTKVDVLEPHFTFQGFRYIKITGYKGKLDSTTVNAIAVYSDMKPTGLFSTSNPLLNQLQSNIQWGQKGNFVDVPTDCPQRDERLGWTGDAQVFFKTAAYNMDVAGFFDKWLHDLKVDQHPTGNVPVVIPDVRTIKNAGSAGWGDVATIIPWDFYRAYGDKELLSRQYSSMKAWVEYIRSISKNNLWNSGPHYGDWLFYTMADDRDGKAAITDKFFIAQAFYAHSTQNLINAATVLGNTEDVKAYTELLKIIKKAFLDEYVTPSGRLVSSSQTAYVLALNFDLLPENLRAQAAQRLADNVAAYGNHLTTGFLGTPYLCHVLTRFGYNDVAYKLLLQDTYPSWLYPVKKGATTIWERWDGIKPDGSFQAVSMNSFNHYAYGAIGDWMYRTVTGINETAPGYKEISIAPKPGGDLKNAGAELETMYGKVKSAWSVADGKTKIDIVVPPNTTARVILPGTGNAVVTESNVALNKAKGLRAIKNVDNNTELTAGSGTYHFEY
- a CDS encoding glycosyl hydrolase, producing the protein MKLGRRNFIKISSIGALNLSLFSVDGLATIPDLSPLEKNFIHPPDASKSSCYWWWFNGLVDEAGITRDMEEFRAKGMGEVLLVNSAGGLGGVPYPQGAKFMSEEWKALYRHAMKEAKRVGIAVGINMSSGWCMGGPWIEPENSGRWYLQSELALSGPRKFSGTLPLPGNRVGYDKVFNPPGYKEYIDLPLEQLDYQDTAIVAIPDNGMPDMRISGTRAEVLAAKINHKDLSNFAKANEVMGPVRQAWENDPADQPVPVDQVINLTDKVGKDGHLDWEVPAGKWKIIRTGHRMTGSKLMIAQPEADGLSVDWFDRKGVEIQFEKLGKMFIEEAAKVGNKPKYFCDDSFEDGFPNWTAKIIEHFKHYRGYDPTPYLPALSGYLIGSAEIADRFLHDYRKTLADCMADEHYKRFAELCHGQGILVQNESAGPSRSGTICLDGLKNLGRSDFPMGEFWLGPKHEDESTLADDQSYGVSRLDYGQNKVTKMVASAAHIYGRETASAEAFTTMRHWLDYPGSLKQALDRAFCEGINRIAIHTSTASRPKDGKPGYEYGAGTHFNPNVTWWEKSGPFFDYVARSQYLLRSGKFVADVLYYNGDGAPNLVAQKHIDPLLGKGYDYDVCNEEVLLTRVSVKNGRITLPDGMNYRILVLPDTERMPLAVITKVSELVAAGATVVGHLPVKDSGLKNYPECDAKVQEIARELQGKVLAKAAIRNVLMNKGIKPDFEYTGNAGEHIDFIHRSTPEAEIYFITNRHGTSVSSTCTFRVKNRLPEIWDPVKGAVIKRVNFREAGDRVEIPLKFEAFQSWFIVFPKNSSSVKTTAANYPELTSGLELTGAWQVAFDENWGGPKAVEFASLLDWSQHADERIRYFSGKAVYTKTFSYDKPLSKDKPVYLDLGTVKNIAEVSLNGKNLGVVWTAPWHVDISPALKTGQNRLQIEVINLWPNRLIGDAALPKEKRITNTNIVFKKEDKLLSSGLLGPVIIKVTK
- a CDS encoding GntR family transcriptional regulator, translating into MKPLKFFDYIHVDEYSSTPKYLQLTNSILSAIEAGKIQKDYLLPSINELSYELEISRDTAEKGYKYLKKIGVVGSVPGKGYYIISTDFRRTLKIFLLFNKLSAHKKIIYDAFIKALGDHVAVDFYIYNNDFNLFKKLLSNNKEEYSHYVIIPHFMEGHDHVHEVINLIPKEKLVMLDKLVPGVSGEYAAVYENFENDIYNALEQAREQLSKYHTIKIIMPKRSYYPVEILKGFYRFCQQYAFTSKVINQILTEEIGAGEVYINLMEDDLVTLVERIINLKLKLGRDVGVISYNETPLKKIILNGITTISTDFREMGEMTAKLILDNSKAHLEVPFHLTLRASL
- the rhaT gene encoding L-rhamnose/proton symporter RhaT; translation: MQILLGVIFHFIGGFASGSFYIPFKKVKGWAWETYWIVGGLFSWLIVPPLAAYLTIPGFMDIIVQTDGKILLLTYFFGLLWGIGGLTYGLGVRYLGISLGSTIILGLCSVFGALIPSLYYDFNPTAGKDSLSDMAASQWGQMVLLGLLVCVVGIVVCGLAGSMKEKDLVASGKADPSNKEYKLGIGLIVSIVSGILSACFAFGIDAGKDMAHHANEAWKALNPGQGEFLFQNNVTYVVILWGGLTTNLFWCMLLNSRNKTFGDYSDKKAPLLKNYIFSALAGTTWFLQFFFYGMGESKLGNGASGWILHMACIILVANGWGLFFKEWSGVKKKTFGTVVAGIVILILSILIVGYGNSIK
- a CDS encoding FGGY-family carbohydrate kinase — encoded protein: MGLKMKATPVIAVFDVGKTNKKLFLFDEHYKIVFERSARFTETVDEDGDPCENLESLRLSVFDSLREVFRNPAFEVKSINFATYGASFVYIDENGNPLAPLYNYLKEYPENLKEQFYNTYGGMAAFSNRTASPVLGSLNSGMQLYRIKYEKPELFKQIRYALHLPQYLSYLISGEAYSDLTSIGCHTNLWDFTKNDYHDWVRKEGIIDKLAPIVPSDSVIPAAFPGNNYAVGAGFHDSSAALVPYLVNFHEPFVLLSTGTWCISLNPFNAIPLSTEELENDCLCYLQYEGKPVKASRLFAGYEHEQQVKRIAAHFGTDIIAYRSVTYDPKIVEALQQSDKATPFRAEETKGLKESPFAQRDLNDYPSDVVAYHRLILDLVNQQYISTRRVLDGTAVKRIFVDGGFSKNVIFMNLLAAVFPDLEVFAAYMAQATAVGAALAIHHSWNAKALPNDIIELKYYAGGKVLS